DNA from Nitrospira sp.:
CAAGAGGAGTATCTGTTGGCCCTGCAGAGCATCAAGGAGCTCGGTCAAAGCGAGTTCCCTGAAGTGTCCCGCGGAGCGAAAGATCTGCTTGAAGCGACGCGGCGGCGGTTCCAACTGTGGGACATCACGCCGGATCATATCCGGGACCTCGAGCAAACGGGAAAGGTGCTCCGAACCCTGCCGATGCATTCTCCGATTACGGGAACGGTCATTCGCATGGAAGCCCGAAGAGGCACCTACGTGAGCCCCGGAACAGAGCTGTATATGATTGCCGATCTCGCCCACATCTGGATCTTAGGCGACATCTATGAGTACGAGCTGCCCTTCATCACCATCGGCCAGGGAGCTACGGTCACGCTCTCCTACGATCCCAGTACGAAGCTCCACGGCCAGGTCGGCTTCATCTATCCGACGCTCGATCCCAAGACGCGGACGGCCAAGGTTCGATTCGAAGTGGAAAATCCCGGTGAAAAGCTCAAGCCCGAGATGTACGCGAATGTGGCGTTAAAGATCCCGCTTGGGACACGCCTGGCGGTCCCACGCGACGCGGTCATTGAATCGGGGGAGCGCCAGCTTATCTTCATCCACCACGGAGGCGGCAAACTGGAATGGCGATCCGTCAAGCTGGGCGTGAGTGCCGGGGACTGGGTGGAGGTGGTTGAGGGACTCAAGGAAGGCGACCACATCATCACATCGGCGAACTTTCTGATCGACTCGGAGAGCCAGTTGAAAGCGGCTGTCGGCGGGATGGCGGGGATGCTGGGCATGAAGATGAAGGATTGAACGCCCATGGTCGAACAGATCATCGAGTTCAGCGCGAGAAACCGCTTCATTGTCTTTCTGCTGGTCTTTGCATTCTCAGTGGTCGGACTCTGGGCGATGTGGCAAACACCGATTGATGCGTTGCCGGATATTTCCGACACGCAAGTCATCGTCTATACCACCTGGCCGGGACGCTCGCCCGATCTCGTGGAAGATCAAATCACCTATCCGATTGTCACGGCGCTGCTGTCCACGCCCAAAGTCACCGTCGTTCGTGGGTTCTCGGATTTCGGCTATTCCTACGTCTACATTCTGTTCAAAGACGGCACGGATATTTATTGGGCCAGGTCGCGCATCCTCGAACGGTTGAGTCAACTCTCTGGCCGCATGCCGGAAGGGGTCACGCCGCAACTCGGCCCAGACGCGACGGGCGTGGGCTGGGTCTTTCAATATGCCCTTGTCGATGAGACCGGCCAGCATGATCTCGCCGCCCTGCGCAGTTTCCAGGACTGGTATTTGCGGTACTGGATACGCGCCGTGGAAGGCGTGGCCGAGGTGGCCAGTATCGGCGGCTTTGTCCGGCAGTACCAGGTCAATCTGGATCCGACCAAAGTATTGGCCTATCGCCTCTCCCTTCCTTCTATTGTCGAAACGATTCGCCAGAGCAATAACGACGTGGGTGGCCGCGTCGTGGAGTTCTCCGGAATTGAATACTTGGTCCGTGGGAGAGGTTATATCAAGAAAGTCGGGGACATTGAGAAGATCGCTGTGGGGGTCAACGAAAACGGCACACCAATCCTATTGCGCGACGTGGCGACGGTCCGGCTCGGGCCGGACATGCGACGAGGGCTGGCGGAGCTCAACGGCCAAGGCGAGGTCGCGGGCGGCATCGTCGTGATGCGGTTCGGCGAGAACGCCCTCAATGTGATCGAACGAGTCAAGGCGAAACTCAAGGAGATCGAACCCTCCATGCCGAAAGGCATGAAGGTCGTCCCGGTCTATGACCGGAGCGACTTGATCCACGAATCGATCGCCACGGCCAACGAAAGCCTTCTGGAAGAACTGGTCGTCACGGGCGTGCTGATTCTGGCGTTCTTGCTCCATGTCAGGTCCGCGATCGTGCCTATCCTTACACTTCCTCTCGCCGTCCTGATCTCGTTCATTCCCATCTATCTGATGAACATCGGCATGAACATCATGTCGCTGGGCGGCATCATCGTGGCGATCGGCGACATGGTTGATGCCGCCATCGTGATGGTGGACAACGCTCACAAGCGCCTCGAGGAATGGGAGCGGGATGGGAAGGTCGGCGACCGGCTCCAAGTCTTGATTGATTCCGCGAAAGAAGTCGGCCCGCCCATTTTTGCGTCTGTGCTCGTCATTGCGATCTCGTTCATCCCGGTCTTCGCGCTCGAAGCGCAAGAAGGCCGCATGTTCAAGCCGCTGGCCTGGACCAACAACCTGGCTATCGTGATGTGCGCGGTCCTGGCTATCACGTTGGTCCCGGCCTGCTTACCGACGTTCATTCGAGGCAAGATCTTTCCGGAACTGAAGCATCCTGTCACCCGTTCGCTCCAACGGCTCTATGCGCCCGTGTTGCGCACGGCCCTGCACTATCGGAAAGCGGTCGTGATCGGGGCCATCGTGTTGATGGCCAGCATCGTACCGCTCTACCAGCAGATGGGCTCCGAGTTTATGCCGCCCCTGTATGAAGGCACGATCCTCTATATGCCGACGACGTTGCCGGGCTTGTCGGTGACTGAGGCCAGCCGGCTGCTGCAGATCATGGATCAAAAGCTGCGATCCTTTCCGGAGGTGGAGCATGTCTTCGGCAAGGCTGGACGAGCCGAAACCTCCACCGACCCGGCGCCCTTCAGCATGATGGAAGTGGTCGTTGAGCTGAAATCGAAGGATCAGTGGCGACCAGGGTTGAGCTATGAGGGACTCGTGGATGAGATGGACCGCGCGCTCCAGATTCCTGGTGTGACGAACGCCTGGACGATGCCGATCAAGGCGCGGATCGACATGCTGACGACTGGGATTCGGACGCCGGTGGGGATCAAGATCTTTGGTCCCGATCTGAAGCAGATCGAACAGATCGGCGAGCATCTGGAGATGGTGCTCAAAGAGGTCCCAGGCACGCGGAGCGTCTATGCGGAGCGAGTGTCCGGCGGCTACTTCCTTGATTTCGATATCAACCGGGACGAGATCGCGCGCTATGGTCTGAAGCTGATGGATGTCGGGAAGATCATCGAAACGGCCATCGGGGGTGAAAATATCGCCACCACCATCGAAGGCCGGGAGCGCTATCCGATCAACGTCCGTTATCTCCGTGAGTTGCGGGATGATCCTGAAAAGCTGAAGCGCGTGCTCGTGGATACGCCGACCGGCGCGCAAGTGCCGCTCGCGCAACTCGCGACGCTCCGATTCGTCAATGGTCCACCCATGGTCCGGGATGAAAACGGCATGTTGGCCGGCTACGTCTTTCTCGACATGACGGGGCGTGATGTCGGCGGATATGTGGAGGATCTCAAACGGGTTGTGGCGGCCAAAGTCGAACTGCCGCAGGGCTATACGATTGTCTGGTCCGGTCAATATGAATTTATGGAGCGGGTGAAAGAGCGGCTGAAGCTGGTCGTGCCGCTGACGCTCATCATCATCTTTGTCACCTTCTATTTCACGTTCCACTCCGTCGCACAAACCTGCATGGTGATGGTGGGGGTGCCGCTCTCGCTGGTGGGGGCCATCTGGTACCTGTCGATCCTGGGCTACAACATGAGCATCGCGGTGTGGGTGGGACTCATTACGGTCGTAGGCACAGCCGCGGAGACCAGTGCCGTCATGTTGGCCTATCTGGATGAGGCCTGCGCCCGCCGCAAAGCGGTGGGCGGCCTCACGACCCTGCAGGATGTGATCGAGACGGTGCAATTCGGCGCCGTGGAACGGATTCGGCCCATGATGATGATCGGGCTCGTGGACGTGATCGGATTGATCCCGGTGATGTGGGCCACCGGCACCGGCGCGGATGTGATGAAACGCATCGCCGCCCCCCAAGTCGGCGGGGTGTTCTCCGCGATGATGCTCACGCTGTTTGTCATTCCGCCCGTCTATGTCATGTGGCGCTGGTGGAAGGAACGGACAGCAAATCAGATGAGTGATGCGGCATTACCAAGAACGGAGGAGAAGAAAATGACAGGAAGAGGAGTGCTCACGGTCGTGGTGCTGGTAGGAGCGATGGTGGGTCTTGGGTGTCAGGCGACACCGAAGCAGACGGTCTTGGCTGCGCCAGCCGGCACGAATGCCGCTGCGGCGCGTCACAATGACGAAGGGCTCCAGGCTTATCAACAGCAACAGTGGGAGAGTGCGAAACAACATTTCGATGCGGCGATCGTCGCGTCTCCGGAGTTCGCCGAAGCCCATTACAACTTAGGCATGACCTTATATCGACTGAAGGCGATGCAAGAGGGTGACGCGCATTTCATCAAGGCAGCGAATCTAGCGCCGGGGAACAAAGTCATTTGGAATGCGCCGCCTCTCCGAGGCGTGAAGGTTCCGGACAAGGAAGTTCCGGGAATGTCGTCGGATGGACATATGCACAACCACTAGGCAGGGCGGAACGGTGTCCTTTGTTTAGGGAATAGTTTTCTCCAGGTCGCGGTGCAGTTTGGCCAGAGTCTCGGCTTCCCGCGCTGTCTCGGTGTAAAGCTTGATGAAGAGCTGACAATGAGCAATCAGTTCCTCCTTGGTTTGTTTCGGAGCCGGCAGATAGTCGGGCTTGGCGTATTCTTCCGCCATGCGGCGCATCTCTTCTGCCTTATCCCGCAGGGTGGCGGCCTCCCGCTCATACCAGCGCGCGAGCCCGGCATGATCGTCCCGCAAGATGAGATCTTGTGGAGGACCCGATGCGCAGCCGATGGTGGTTGCCAGCAGCGCTGCACTGAAACATCGGCCCAACCAAAAGGTGCGCATGAGCTTCATCCTTTCTGGCATGGCGGCATCATTCGGTAACACAGGCTGAGAATGCAGTCAACGACAGTGTCCAGGTGTAGCCTTTCGGATCAGGGAGCTTCAGCGTTTGCCTTGTTTTTCCTCTTCAGAAGCGCCTGAACGGTTTGATTGTTGGGGAACAGTTTCGCAATGACCCGCTTCACCAGTGAGTTTCGGCATAAATACGTTGACGGCATTGGTTTTGCTGTTTCAACCAGTGGATTGGTCTGTGCAAATAGTCGGATGGATTCATTGAAGCGAGAACTCTGGGTGTTCTCGCACAACAGGAGGAGGTCAAGATGCGGTTGATGATTCGCTTGGTGTCCGTCGTGTCGGTTCTGGGCTTGGCTCTCTGGAGTCAAGGATGTGCGGGAATGTCGTCCCAGCAGAGTACCGGGATGCCGCCCCAACAGATGATTAGCTCTCACGATCATCCGCGTCTGGCCAATTACTATGCTGACCAGGTTCAGGAACTTCGGGAGAAAGCGAAGCAGTGGGAGTTCGCCGCCGAATTGTATGAGAAACACCCGGAACCAGACGCCAAGGCGGGCACGGCCCAACATGCCGCCCATTGCCGGACCATCGCGCAGAATTACCGCAAGGCGGCGGATGAGGCTGATGCCTTGGCTACGGAACACCGGGCGATGCGCCCACATGGCATGGTCCAGTAGGCACGCCAACAATGCGCCAACTCAACGAGTTGGTGTGACGTGGACAAGGTCCAGCGCTGAAGGAGGACAGCCTGCTTCAACGTGGATCGGTCGGGGGGTCGGTGCCAGGCAAGTCAGCACTGGTGGACAGGGAGAGGGCAGGTCATGGTGAGGCGCAGGAACCAAAGCAACCATCGGCGTGCACAAGCGTATAGTGGGCAGGACCCGATCCAACAAATCCTGAATGTGAAGGCCGCCTTCCTATCTTTTTTGCGCAACCGAATTGGGGATACCGGCGTTGCGCAGGACCTCTTTCAGCAGAGTGTTCTCCGAGCCGTAGAACGCCAATCCTCGTTACGGCGTCGTGAGGATGCCGTGGCCTGGTTCTGCAGCATTCTCCGCCACACCCTTGTCGACTATCTGCGGAAGCATGCAGTCGAAGCGAGGGGAAAGAAAGCCTATCGCCAGGCCCTCATCCACTCAGGGCATGGCAAGGTGCCTCCGTTTGAGGAGGTCGGCGACAACCCGTGCAGTTGTGCATCCGTGCTTCTGGCCACCCTGCGGCCAAGTTATGCGGAACTCATCCGGCGCATTGATCTCAAGGGCGAGTCATCCAAAACAGTCGCGAAAGATTTGGCGGTGACCCGCAATAACGTGAGAGTGCGTTTACATCGGGCACGCCAAGTCTTACGGGCACGCTTAGTGCAGTTTTGTGGTCCGTGCTGTGAGCGCAATTGTCGGAACTGCATGTGTGATGTCTCTTCCTTTCCGACGATGAAAAGTCGGGTGCGGCATTCGCGCGGAGACCTCAAACTGTAATGCTAGAGGGTCCTCAACGTCTATCTTATAGAGGAAGTGTGTCAGTGTCTTGGATGGAGCAGTGGAAAGATACGGGAACACAGTACGGGTGATGAGACGAGACAACTGCAACTCATCGATGCAGTGACAAGCTTCATTGCCACCACAGGAGGCGTGCCATGTTGAGAGCCAGATTGGTGTCCAGGGTATTTGCGGTCGGGCTCGTGCTGGTGCTGCACGGCTGTGCAGAGACTTCAACGCAACGGATGATTAACGCGAACGATCATAACGGCCTGGCCAACTACTATGCCCAGCAGGCCCAGGAACTGAGGGAGAAAGCCAAACAGTGGGAGTTCACGGCCGAGTACTACGACAAACATTCGGAGCCGCACGGCAAGACTGAGCCGGCTCAGCATGCCGCGCATTGCCGAACCATTGCGCAAAACTACATGAAAGCGGCGGACGAAGCCGATGCGTTGGCCCAAGAACACCGGGCGATGCGTCCGCACGGCATGATTCAGTAAGCGGTGTCGCAAAACCGTTTCATGAGGTATGGCAAGGAGGACAGCATGCGGTGGCCGACGGGATGGCTGGGGATTGGTGTCGCGCTCGGACTCTCGGCCTGTGCCCATACGATGCCGGCGGATGCGCCGGTGGTGGATCGGGTCCTGGGAGATCAAGCCTTGCGGGAGCAACTGGTGGCACGAGGCACGCAGGATGAGCACTTTGTGCACGAGGTGCTCCATCAACTCGGACAAGGACCTGACGGGGATCGAAAGCTCGCTCGCCTCCTGGCTGAACACTTCCACCACCATCCGACGCTCGAGCGAACGGTATTTCAGGAACTGGCGGCGCACCGAGCGTTTCAGGATTGGATACTGGAGAGGTTGCGTGGGCAGCAGGAACCGCATTGAGTCAGGAACGTCTCATGGCGAGGAGAACGTGAGCGCGTCATCGTCCGAGCACTGGTCTGGCGATCTAATCCGGCAGGTCACGATGCTTTTTGTCGTGGCGGTCCTGGTCAATTATACCTGGGAACGCCTGCAGTCGCCGCTCTACGTTCATCCCGGCCGAGCCAGTATTCCGTGGTGGCTCTGTCTGGCTGCAAGTCTGGCGGACGGCCTGTTCGTGTTGGTGATCTTCGGCGTTGGCTGGATTGTCCTGGGTCGCCGAACATGGTTCGAACAGCCGGGAATCGAAGGCTACCTTGTGATGCTAACGTCAGGTGTCGCGATCAGCGTCGGCGTCGAGTGGACCACCATTCATGTGCTGCGCTGGTGGACGTATGGTGAACACATGCCGCTCGTGCCCATCGTCAACATCGGCCTTGCCCCTATGATCCAGATGCTGGTGCTTCCACCGTTGATCTTTCGGGGTGTCGCCGTCGTGTCTCGATATGTCGATGGCATGCGCGGCACCAAAGCCTGTGGACAATGAGAGCCGAGTGTTATGAAGGCCACTGTCGCGAAGAGATTCAGCTTGGTGACCGGTTCGATCCTGGTCGTTCTGTGAAAGGCGGTGAGGCACGAGTTCAAATGGGACAATACGATCATTGACGTCAACGGTTGAGAGTCGGTGGCGAAGAGTGAACGATGAGGGCAGGCCCATGCGCGGTGGAAAGAGGAAGTACCATTCGATTGGATACCAGCAAAAAGGGGGGCGAAATGAAACAGCAACTTGTGAAGGGGAAGCGCGACGAAAAGGCCGTCACCACACAGAAGGATAACCCCCAAGAGGGCGCCTTATCCGATGAGCTACAGGAGCGCATCGCGAAGCGGGCCTATGAGCTCTATCTCGAGCGAGGTTGCCGAGAGGGGTGCGACGTGGAGGACTGGGTCGACGCGGAGCGAGAAATTCTTACGGTACCCCGAGGGTAGGAGCGAATGTCCTCCTAGTCGACAGGTTCACCGTCGTTGGGACTCTGTACGGGCGAAGAGAGAAGGTGCATCACCGATGAACACCGTGAAAGATCCGGTCTGCGGCATGATGATTCCGGTCGGTGAAGGACTCTCTGTTGTCTATCAGGGACAAGAGTTTCGGTTCTGCTCCGATCTCTGCAAACGAACCTTTCTGGCCACACCGGAACGCTACGCGACTGGATCGACAGGATTGGCCCCCGGCGCTCCGGGCGTGACCAGGCGCATCGCCTATTTTTCGATGGAAGTCGGGGTGGACTCGCGTATGCCGACCTATAGTGGTGGTCTGGGCGTCCTGGCCGGTGATACGTTGCGTTCCTGCGCAGATCTCAAGATCCCCATCGTGGGCGTCAGCCTTCTCTATAGGCGCGGCTATTTCGAGCAACACCTGGATGAATGGGGCAATCAGCATGAACGACCCGTGCAGTGGGATCCCTCGAGGCTCGCCCGGCTGCTCCCAACGACAGTCCGCGTGTCCATTGAAGGCCGCCCCGTCGTTGTCCGGGCCTGGCAGTATGACATCACCGGCCTCACAGGCTATGTGATTCCCTTGCTGCTTTTAGATACGAATGTCGAGGAGAACGCAGCCGTCGATCGGGAGCTGACCAGTGACCTCTACGGTGGCGATGAACGGTACCGTCTGGCTCAGGAAATCGTGCTGGGCATCGGCGGTGTCAGAATGCTCCGAGCCTTGGGCTACACCCATGTCGAACGGCTCCACATGAATGAAGGCCATGCAGCCTTGCTCGCCATTGAGCTCCTGCGCGAGCGCAAAGAGCGAGAGTCGCCGGCGTGGGATTTCGATGGAGTGAGGCGAGCCTGCATCTTCACTACCCATACCCCCGTGCCGGCCGGCCATGATCAGTTCTCATATGAGCTGGTGAAGCAGATGCTCGGCGACACCACGCCGCTAGAAGTTCTGCAGATGCTGGGGGGCAGAGACCGACTGAACATGACACTCCTGGCCTTGAATATGAGCACCTATGTAAACGGGGTCGCCAAGCGCCACGGGGAGGTCTCGCAGGAAATGTTCCCGGGGTATGCCATTGACTCCATTACAAACGGGATTCATTCGGTCACCTGGACATCTCCCAGTTTCCAGCGCCTCTATGACCGGCATATCCCCGGCTGGCAGACTGATTCCTTCGCCCTGCGCCATGCCATCAGCCTTCCCAATCAGGATATCTGGGACGCCCATGCGCAAGCTAAGGCACGGTTGCTTGAAGCCGTGAAGCAGCGCACGCGGCAGGCTTTGAGCAGCGAGGCGTTCACGATTGGGTTCGCGCGACGTGCAACGTTGTATAAACGAGCCGATTTAGTCTTGTCGGCTCCCAGCGAACTGAAGGATCTCGTTCGCAGGGTCGGACCGCTACAAATGATCTTTGCCGGAAAGGCCCATCCCAAGGATGAACCGGGGAAAGAGATGATCCGGCGTGTGGTGCAAGTCGTCAAGCAGCTCGATCGGGAGGTGACGATTCTGTACCTAGAGGACTATGACATGGAGCTTGCCCAACTCCTCACCGCCGGTGTGGATCTCTGGCTCAACACACCGCAACGTCCCCTCGAAGCGTCGGGGACCTCAGGCATGAAGGCGGCGCATAACGGGGTGCCGAGTCTCAGTGTCCTGGACGGCTGGTGGCTGGAGGGTCACATCGAAGGCGTGACAGGGTGGTCGATCGGGTCACGAACGACCGTACAAGAGGTGAATGCGGACGAGGAAGCACGCGAACTCTATCAGAAACTCCGCTGGACCATCGTGCCCATGTATTACCAGTCGCGTGACCACTGGATCGATGTAATGCGACACACGATCGCGTTCAATGCCTCGTTCTTCAACACCCATCGGATGGTGCAGCAGTATGCGACGAACGCCTATGTGTAGGATCTGGGAAAGGTGATAAGCAGGCGATGACCTCCCTTTGGCATACCCTTACCACCGAAGCCCTTGAGCAAGAGCTCCAGTCAGACATGGACACAGGGCTTACCGTCTCCGAGGCACAGCATCGTTTGGCGACAGTGGGACCGAACGAACTGCAGGAAGCCGCTCCGCCCTCACCGCTCAAGATTTTTCTGAGTCAATTTACGAGCCTGATTGTCTGGGTCCTGATCAGCGCCGCCGCCGTGTCCGGTCTCTTGCAGGAATGGATCGATGCAGGGGCCATTCTTGCGATCATCGTGCTCAACGCGATCCTCGGTTTCGTGCAGGAGTTCAGGGCCGAACGGTCGTTGGCAGCGTTGAAACGTCTCACGGTGGCCACCGCAGGGGTCATCCGCGACGGTACCGCCCAAGCGATTCCCGCCAGTCAACTGGTATCGGGCGATCTCATTCAGATCGAAGCGGGCGACCGTGTTCCCGCAGACAGTCGCATAGTCTATGCGACGGGGCTCCAGACACAGGAAGCCTCGCTGACCGGCGAATCGACACCGGTTGCCAAATCAGCTGAGTCGATTCTCCAAACAGAGGTGCCATTGGGTGACCGTCATAACATGCTCTTCATGGGGACCATTATTGTCTCTGGAAAAGGGCGCGCGCTGGTGACGGCCACCGGAGCCCAGACGGAACTCGGAAAGATTGCCGCGCTGATGCACCGAGAAGTCCAGGCCGAGCAAGAGGAGACGCCGCTTCAGCGTCGACTGGAGCACCTCGGCCACACATTACTCTGGCTCTCGCTGGGCATCGTGGTGGTGGTGTTTCTGCTTGGGGCCCTCCGCGGGGTTCCCCTTGTGACGATGTTCCTCACCGCCGTGAGCCTGGCCGTGGCGGCGATTCCAGAAGGCCTGCCCGCCGTGGTCACTATCACGCTCGCTCTTGGCGTCACAAGGATGGTGAAACGGCATGTCTTGATCCGCCGCCTTCCAGCCGTCGAGACGTTGGGCTCGACCACTGTGATCTGCTCCGACAAGACGGGGACGCTCACGAAAAACGAGATGACGGTGATCACTCTCTATCAAGGAGGAGAAATCTTCACTGTAACCGGTGAAGGGTATGCACCAGACGGGGAAATCCGGTCTGACAGTGAGCCCATGACACCGCCTCTGAAATCAGGACTCATGACGCTCTTGCGCGCCTCGGTGCTGTGTAACGGAGCTGAGCTGCGGCTGGAGGCCTTTCTCTGGAAGATCGTGGGTGATCCGACGGAAGGCGCATTGCTAGTTGCGGCGGCCAAGGCCGGATTGACAAAGAATGACCTTGAACAGGAAAACCCCTGGCTGGGCGAAGTGCCGTTTGACTCAGAGCGAAAGAAAATGACCATGGTGCGCCGAACTCCATCCGGTCCCGTCGCCTTTGTCAAAGGAGCCCCGGATGTCCTGCTGCGCGACTGTCATGCCTGGCTCACGCGAGGCGGCGACATCCAGCCGCTCACGGATGCGATCCGCCAGGAGATTACGGCCACCAATCAGCGCTTTGCGTCACACGCGCTCAGGGTCCTCGGAGTGGCCATACGTCCGCTGGACCAGATTCCGGACGTCTATGAGGACAAGAGTCTGGAGCACGATCTAGTGTTCTTGGGATTGGTTGGGATGAAAGATCCGATCAGGCCGGAAGCGAAGGCGGCCGTGGAAGCCTGTCGCGCGGCTGGGATCCGAACCGTCATGATCACCGGAGATCATAAGGACACAGCGGGCGCCATTGCGAAAGAACTCGGTCTGATGGAGCCAGACGCGCAAGCCATCTCGGGTGCGGAGTTGAACCAACTCTCGGATGAGGAGTTGCGTGATCGAGTAAAGACAGCGGCGGTCTATGCGCGCGTAACAGCAGAACACAAACTACGAGTCGTCCGCGCCTGGAAGCAACAGGGAGCCGTCGTGGCGATGACAGGCGATGGCGTGAACGATGCGCCTGCACTCAAAGCAGCGGATATCGGGGTGGCGATGGGCATTAGCGGCACGGATGTGACGAAAGAAGCCGCTGACATGGTGGTGACCGATGATAACTTTGCCTCCATTG
Protein-coding regions in this window:
- a CDS encoding CzcABC family efflux RND transporter, membrane fusion protein, coding for MSRRPLYIGLALLLTVGLAITWWWTTRDSMPAPPETQPEAVPTHEAMPGMEHPGDKPASKAQGGKDLPSPSPDLTSRTVTIAPERLQTIGVKFEEVARRPLEKIIRTVGRVEIDERRLARVNLKFAGWIDELFVSAIGDHVKKGQRLFTIYSPDIVATQEEYLLALQSIKELGQSEFPEVSRGAKDLLEATRRRFQLWDITPDHIRDLEQTGKVLRTLPMHSPITGTVIRMEARRGTYVSPGTELYMIADLAHIWILGDIYEYELPFITIGQGATVTLSYDPSTKLHGQVGFIYPTLDPKTRTAKVRFEVENPGEKLKPEMYANVALKIPLGTRLAVPRDAVIESGERQLIFIHHGGGKLEWRSVKLGVSAGDWVEVVEGLKEGDHIITSANFLIDSESQLKAAVGGMAGMLGMKMKD
- a CDS encoding Copper/silver efflux RND transporter, transmembrane protein CusA; protein product: MVEQIIEFSARNRFIVFLLVFAFSVVGLWAMWQTPIDALPDISDTQVIVYTTWPGRSPDLVEDQITYPIVTALLSTPKVTVVRGFSDFGYSYVYILFKDGTDIYWARSRILERLSQLSGRMPEGVTPQLGPDATGVGWVFQYALVDETGQHDLAALRSFQDWYLRYWIRAVEGVAEVASIGGFVRQYQVNLDPTKVLAYRLSLPSIVETIRQSNNDVGGRVVEFSGIEYLVRGRGYIKKVGDIEKIAVGVNENGTPILLRDVATVRLGPDMRRGLAELNGQGEVAGGIVVMRFGENALNVIERVKAKLKEIEPSMPKGMKVVPVYDRSDLIHESIATANESLLEELVVTGVLILAFLLHVRSAIVPILTLPLAVLISFIPIYLMNIGMNIMSLGGIIVAIGDMVDAAIVMVDNAHKRLEEWERDGKVGDRLQVLIDSAKEVGPPIFASVLVIAISFIPVFALEAQEGRMFKPLAWTNNLAIVMCAVLAITLVPACLPTFIRGKIFPELKHPVTRSLQRLYAPVLRTALHYRKAVVIGAIVLMASIVPLYQQMGSEFMPPLYEGTILYMPTTLPGLSVTEASRLLQIMDQKLRSFPEVEHVFGKAGRAETSTDPAPFSMMEVVVELKSKDQWRPGLSYEGLVDEMDRALQIPGVTNAWTMPIKARIDMLTTGIRTPVGIKIFGPDLKQIEQIGEHLEMVLKEVPGTRSVYAERVSGGYFLDFDINRDEIARYGLKLMDVGKIIETAIGGENIATTIEGRERYPINVRYLRELRDDPEKLKRVLVDTPTGAQVPLAQLATLRFVNGPPMVRDENGMLAGYVFLDMTGRDVGGYVEDLKRVVAAKVELPQGYTIVWSGQYEFMERVKERLKLVVPLTLIIIFVTFYFTFHSVAQTCMVMVGVPLSLVGAIWYLSILGYNMSIAVWVGLITVVGTAAETSAVMLAYLDEACARRKAVGGLTTLQDVIETVQFGAVERIRPMMMIGLVDVIGLIPVMWATGTGADVMKRIAAPQVGGVFSAMMLTLFVIPPVYVMWRWWKERTANQMSDAALPRTEEKKMTGRGVLTVVVLVGAMVGLGCQATPKQTVLAAPAGTNAAAARHNDEGLQAYQQQQWESAKQHFDAAIVASPEFAEAHYNLGMTLYRLKAMQEGDAHFIKAANLAPGNKVIWNAPPLRGVKVPDKEVPGMSSDGHMHNH
- a CDS encoding Glycogen phosphorylase; the encoded protein is MNTVKDPVCGMMIPVGEGLSVVYQGQEFRFCSDLCKRTFLATPERYATGSTGLAPGAPGVTRRIAYFSMEVGVDSRMPTYSGGLGVLAGDTLRSCADLKIPIVGVSLLYRRGYFEQHLDEWGNQHERPVQWDPSRLARLLPTTVRVSIEGRPVVVRAWQYDITGLTGYVIPLLLLDTNVEENAAVDRELTSDLYGGDERYRLAQEIVLGIGGVRMLRALGYTHVERLHMNEGHAALLAIELLRERKERESPAWDFDGVRRACIFTTHTPVPAGHDQFSYELVKQMLGDTTPLEVLQMLGGRDRLNMTLLALNMSTYVNGVAKRHGEVSQEMFPGYAIDSITNGIHSVTWTSPSFQRLYDRHIPGWQTDSFALRHAISLPNQDIWDAHAQAKARLLEAVKQRTRQALSSEAFTIGFARRATLYKRADLVLSAPSELKDLVRRVGPLQMIFAGKAHPKDEPGKEMIRRVVQVVKQLDREVTILYLEDYDMELAQLLTAGVDLWLNTPQRPLEASGTSGMKAAHNGVPSLSVLDGWWLEGHIEGVTGWSIGSRTTVQEVNADEEARELYQKLRWTIVPMYYQSRDHWIDVMRHTIAFNASFFNTHRMVQQYATNAYV
- a CDS encoding P-type Ca(2+)-transport ATPase, with the protein product MTSLWHTLTTEALEQELQSDMDTGLTVSEAQHRLATVGPNELQEAAPPSPLKIFLSQFTSLIVWVLISAAAVSGLLQEWIDAGAILAIIVLNAILGFVQEFRAERSLAALKRLTVATAGVIRDGTAQAIPASQLVSGDLIQIEAGDRVPADSRIVYATGLQTQEASLTGESTPVAKSAESILQTEVPLGDRHNMLFMGTIIVSGKGRALVTATGAQTELGKIAALMHREVQAEQEETPLQRRLEHLGHTLLWLSLGIVVVVFLLGALRGVPLVTMFLTAVSLAVAAIPEGLPAVVTITLALGVTRMVKRHVLIRRLPAVETLGSTTVICSDKTGTLTKNEMTVITLYQGGEIFTVTGEGYAPDGEIRSDSEPMTPPLKSGLMTLLRASVLCNGAELRLEAFLWKIVGDPTEGALLVAAAKAGLTKNDLEQENPWLGEVPFDSERKKMTMVRRTPSGPVAFVKGAPDVLLRDCHAWLTRGGDIQPLTDAIRQEITATNQRFASHALRVLGVAIRPLDQIPDVYEDKSLEHDLVFLGLVGMKDPIRPEAKAAVEACRAAGIRTVMITGDHKDTAGAIAKELGLMEPDAQAISGAELNQLSDEELRDRVKTAAVYARVTAEHKLRVVRAWKQQGAVVAMTGDGVNDAPALKAADIGVAMGISGTDVTKEAADMVVTDDNFASIAAAVEEGRAIYDNIRKSVYYLLSCNISEILLMLLSTLFGLPLPLLPVQILWINLVTDGLPALALAVDPADTGLMQRPPRPPQEPFLTPVRLLRLFVQGTFIAAITLLAFLYCLYGMDLNLDRARTLTFTVMVLAQLFHALNNRSEDRSIFALGLWTNKPLLATIGLSVLLQAGIVTWPSLQSIFKVAPFDPEHWVLAIGIGTLPLVAMEIWKRAKKNTDR